In the genome of Paracoccus tegillarcae, one region contains:
- a CDS encoding thioredoxin family protein, protein MNRRDFMIATAAISLAAPLPAMAGMGKDVAYTPEALQTALADGQTVFLDFKASWCTTCAAQGRVIEALREEDPAYDAGITFMPVDWDEWKDSQIVTDLNVPRRSTLIVLRGDQELGRIIAGTAQKDIKALLDRALQA, encoded by the coding sequence ATGAACCGCCGTGATTTCATGATCGCCACTGCCGCCATATCGCTGGCAGCGCCCCTGCCCGCGATGGCCGGAATGGGCAAGGATGTCGCCTATACGCCCGAGGCGCTGCAAACCGCGCTGGCCGATGGCCAGACCGTGTTTCTGGACTTCAAGGCAAGCTGGTGCACGACCTGCGCTGCCCAGGGCCGGGTGATCGAAGCACTGCGCGAAGAAGACCCCGCCTATGACGCGGGCATCACCTTCATGCCGGTCGATTGGGACGAATGGAAAGACAGCCAGATCGTCACCGATCTGAACGTTCCGCGCCGCTCTACGCTGATCGTCCTGCGCGGTGATCAGGAACTGGGCCGCATCATTGCCGGCACGGCCCAGAAGGACATCAAGGCATTGCTGGATCGCGCGCTTCAGGCCTGA
- a CDS encoding cytochrome c biogenesis CcdA family protein has translation MTLIFAYLAGLLTLINPCVLPVLPIVLASATSQHRLGPVALAAGMSASFVIFGVGVAAFGRAIGLTQDTLTTIAAYGMILFGSALLLPRMGAVFQTATAGLAMRADSRIDQTQSAGLAGQAAGGALLGAAWSPCIGPTLGGAIALASQGESLIWAATIMLAFAAGVSTIILALAYGARNFLMRNRARAQALAIKARPFLGIVFIAVGIAMLSGVMHWAETWAVENLPIWLQDLSVSI, from the coding sequence ATGACCCTGATCTTTGCCTATCTCGCCGGCCTTCTGACGCTGATCAACCCCTGCGTGCTGCCGGTTCTGCCGATCGTGCTGGCCTCGGCCACCTCGCAGCACCGGCTTGGCCCGGTCGCGCTGGCCGCCGGGATGAGCGCCTCTTTCGTGATTTTCGGCGTGGGTGTCGCGGCGTTTGGTCGCGCGATCGGGTTGACCCAGGATACGCTGACCACCATCGCCGCCTATGGCATGATCCTGTTCGGCAGCGCGCTGTTGCTGCCGCGCATGGGCGCGGTGTTTCAGACCGCGACCGCCGGGCTGGCCATGCGCGCCGACAGCCGCATCGACCAGACGCAAAGCGCAGGGCTGGCCGGACAGGCAGCCGGCGGCGCGTTGCTGGGTGCCGCCTGGAGCCCTTGCATCGGTCCCACTCTCGGCGGTGCCATTGCGCTGGCCAGTCAGGGCGAAAGCCTGATCTGGGCCGCAACGATCATGCTGGCCTTTGCCGCCGGCGTGTCGACAATCATCCTCGCGCTGGCCTATGGCGCACGCAATTTCCTGATGCGCAACCGCGCCCGCGCCCAGGCATTGGCTATCAAGGCCCGCCCGTTTCTGGGCATCGTCTTCATCGCCGTCGGCATCGCGATGTTGTCGGGCGTGATGCATTGGGCCGAGACCTGGGCGGTCGAAAACCTGCCCATCTGGCTGCAAGACCTTTCCGTTTCCATCTAA
- a CDS encoding aromatic amino acid transaminase yields MLANLKPQDPDKILMLIEEFKADTRQGKIDLGVGVYKDPQGVTPVMRAVKAAEQRIWDEQTTKAYTGLAGTPEYRAAMAEMVLKDVPADRLASVASVGGTGAIRQGLELARLANPDVTVHVSDPTWPNHLSIMKFMGLPFTQYRYFDNETRGVDFDGMKADIAKAGKGDIVLLHGCCHNPTGANLSMDQWTEVAEILEKSGAVPLIDLAYQGFGDGLQEDAAATRMLASRLPEVLIAASCSKNFGIYRERTGILMALGTDTAARDLAQGSMAFLNRQNFSFPPDHGARVVETILTDAELRADWAAELEEVRNTMLGLRTQLAGELRDLSGSDRFDFIANHRGMFSRLGATPEQVEALKADAAIYMVGDSRLNIAGLNKDTVPVLARAIVDAGI; encoded by the coding sequence ATGCTAGCCAACCTCAAACCGCAAGACCCCGACAAGATCCTCATGCTGATCGAGGAGTTCAAGGCCGACACCCGGCAGGGCAAGATCGACCTTGGCGTCGGTGTCTACAAGGACCCGCAGGGCGTGACCCCGGTCATGCGCGCGGTCAAGGCCGCCGAACAGCGCATCTGGGATGAGCAGACGACCAAGGCCTATACCGGGCTGGCCGGCACGCCCGAATATCGTGCGGCTATGGCGGAAATGGTGCTGAAGGATGTGCCGGCTGACCGACTGGCCAGCGTGGCATCTGTCGGCGGTACGGGTGCCATTCGGCAGGGGCTGGAACTGGCGCGGCTGGCCAACCCGGACGTCACCGTGCATGTCTCGGATCCGACCTGGCCGAACCACCTGTCGATCATGAAATTCATGGGTCTGCCCTTTACCCAATACCGTTACTTCGACAACGAAACACGCGGCGTCGATTTCGACGGGATGAAGGCCGATATCGCCAAGGCGGGCAAAGGTGACATCGTGCTGCTGCACGGCTGCTGCCACAACCCGACCGGTGCGAATCTGAGCATGGATCAGTGGACCGAGGTCGCCGAGATCCTGGAAAAATCCGGCGCCGTGCCGCTGATCGATCTGGCCTATCAGGGCTTTGGTGACGGTCTGCAGGAAGACGCCGCCGCCACGCGAATGCTGGCCTCGCGGCTACCCGAAGTGCTGATCGCCGCGTCCTGCTCCAAGAATTTCGGCATCTACCGCGAACGCACCGGCATCCTGATGGCGCTTGGCACCGATACGGCTGCGCGCGATCTGGCGCAGGGGTCGATGGCCTTTCTGAACCGGCAGAATTTTTCGTTCCCACCGGATCACGGCGCGAGGGTGGTCGAAACAATCCTGACCGACGCGGAACTGCGCGCCGATTGGGCCGCCGAGCTGGAAGAGGTGCGCAACACCATGCTGGGCCTGCGCACGCAGCTGGCCGGCGAATTGCGCGATCTGTCAGGCAGCGACCGTTTCGATTTCATCGCCAACCATCGCGGCATGTTCTCGCGCCTCGGTGCCACGCCCGAACAGGTCGAGGCGCTGAAAGCCGATGCGGCGATCTATATGGTGGGCGATTCGCGGCTGAACATCGCCGGGCTGAACAAGGACACGGTTCCGGTTCTGGCGCGGGCGATTGTCGACGCCGGTATCTGA
- the sseA gene encoding 3-mercaptopyruvate sulfurtransferase — MTDDPKTLVSTGWLADHLNDPDLRVIDASSHMPATGRDAKAEYDAAHIPGARFFDVDEIADKRSALPHMAPPVELFISRMRAMGIGDGHQVVIYDNSDIHSAARVWWTLRLMGKTDVAVLDGGFAKWHAEGREVEDMPPMMRDRHITVQRQAGLVRDVTQVAAASKLGDHEIVDARSPERFRGDAPEPRPGLRSGHIPGSKNLPFGGLFNADGTMKQADALRDAFKAAGVDLDKPVITTCGSGMTAAILSLALERIGHRNHSLYDGSWTEWGSFDDLKIATGDA; from the coding sequence ATGACCGATGATCCCAAGACGCTCGTTTCTACCGGCTGGCTGGCCGATCACCTGAACGACCCCGATCTGCGTGTCATCGACGCCAGCAGTCACATGCCGGCCACGGGCCGCGACGCAAAGGCCGAATATGACGCCGCCCATATCCCCGGTGCGCGTTTCTTTGACGTCGACGAAATCGCCGACAAGCGGTCCGCGCTGCCCCATATGGCACCTCCGGTCGAGCTGTTCATCAGCCGGATGCGCGCCATGGGTATCGGCGACGGGCATCAGGTTGTCATCTATGACAATTCCGATATTCACAGCGCCGCACGGGTCTGGTGGACCTTGCGGCTGATGGGCAAGACCGATGTTGCGGTGCTGGATGGCGGCTTTGCCAAATGGCATGCCGAAGGCCGCGAGGTCGAGGACATGCCGCCGATGATGCGCGACCGCCATATCACCGTGCAGCGGCAGGCGGGGCTGGTGCGCGATGTCACGCAGGTCGCGGCGGCCTCGAAGCTGGGCGATCATGAGATCGTCGATGCCCGCAGCCCAGAACGCTTTCGCGGCGATGCGCCCGAACCGCGCCCCGGCCTGCGCTCGGGCCATATTCCCGGCTCAAAGAACCTGCCCTTTGGCGGATTGTTCAACGCAGATGGCACGATGAAACAAGCGGATGCCCTGCGCGACGCGTTCAAGGCGGCCGGGGTCGATCTGGACAAGCCGGTGATCACCACCTGCGGCTCTGGCATGACAGCGGCGATCCTGTCGCTGGCTCTCGAACGAATCGGGCACCGCAATCATTCGCTATACGATGGAAGCTGGACCGAATGGGGCAGCTTTGACGACCTTAAAATCGCAACCGGAGACGCCTAG
- a CDS encoding glycosyltransferase translates to MTQSLAAVIVTFGEGGSRIGGLVDQLSRVAQRVVVVENTPDMPTPRIAGADSIANGNRGGLAGAYNRALEHLGGGTDLVVFVDQDSDATVLPELLADPQVAALLARSDVAAVAPIYRDRATGLRGRPAVLQGRWRVEHLPREFADIRQTTMAINSMTIWRRAALARLGAFDEGLGVDHVDTEMALRAAAENLSIWVAGAHVFDHAIGQRREWRALGRTFQTGGHSPDRRRQIGRNTALLAKRWGWRYPSFAMLALARLGYETAGILAAEDRKLAKLGALGRGTLAGIFARR, encoded by the coding sequence GTGACGCAGTCCCTGGCCGCCGTCATCGTGACCTTTGGTGAGGGCGGCAGCCGCATCGGCGGGCTGGTCGATCAACTGTCACGCGTGGCCCAGCGCGTCGTCGTGGTCGAAAACACCCCCGACATGCCCACCCCGAGGATTGCAGGCGCCGACAGCATTGCCAACGGCAACAGAGGCGGGCTGGCGGGCGCCTATAACCGCGCGCTGGAACATCTTGGCGGAGGGACCGATCTGGTCGTTTTCGTCGATCAGGACAGCGATGCAACGGTTCTGCCGGAATTGCTGGCCGACCCTCAGGTGGCGGCACTGCTGGCGCGCAGTGATGTGGCCGCCGTCGCACCCATTTATCGCGATCGCGCAACGGGCCTGCGGGGCCGGCCAGCGGTGCTGCAGGGGCGCTGGCGCGTGGAGCATTTGCCGCGTGAATTTGCTGACATCCGTCAAACGACCATGGCGATCAACTCGATGACGATCTGGCGCCGGGCGGCTCTGGCGCGGCTGGGGGCCTTTGACGAAGGGCTGGGCGTCGATCACGTCGATACGGAAATGGCCCTGCGCGCCGCCGCCGAAAACCTGTCGATCTGGGTCGCGGGGGCGCATGTTTTTGATCACGCAATCGGGCAGCGCCGCGAATGGCGCGCCCTTGGTCGCACCTTTCAAACCGGCGGCCATTCGCCGGATCGCCGCCGCCAGATCGGTCGCAATACTGCTTTGCTGGCAAAGCGTTGGGGCTGGCGCTATCCGTCATTCGCCATGCTGGCGCTGGCACGGCTGGGATACGAGACCGCCGGCATCCTCGCCGCCGAAGATCGCAAGCTTGCAAAGCTGGGGGCATTGGGCCGTGGCACACTGGCCGGCATCTTCGCGCGCCGTTGA
- the smpB gene encoding SsrA-binding protein SmpB codes for MAKEPENKNYKVIAENRRARFDYFIENDLECGIMLTGSEVKSLRTGQTNIAESYASIEQGELWLINSYIGALNNAGVFGHDERRKRKLLVSRKELARLWQATGREGMTLVPLVMYFNHRGLVKVKIGVAKGKKVADKRETSAKRDWNRQKQRLLKQG; via the coding sequence ATGGCCAAGGAACCGGAAAACAAGAACTATAAGGTGATCGCCGAAAACCGGCGGGCGCGTTTCGATTATTTCATCGAAAACGATCTGGAATGCGGCATCATGCTGACCGGGTCCGAAGTGAAATCGCTGCGCACGGGCCAGACCAATATCGCCGAATCCTATGCCAGCATCGAGCAGGGCGAATTGTGGCTGATCAACAGCTACATCGGGGCCCTGAACAATGCCGGTGTGTTCGGCCATGACGAGCGGCGCAAGCGCAAGCTGCTGGTCAGCCGCAAGGAATTGGCGCGGCTGTGGCAGGCAACGGGGCGCGAAGGCATGACGCTGGTGCCGCTGGTGATGTATTTCAACCATCGCGGTCTGGTGAAGGTGAAAATCGGCGTGGCCAAGGGCAAGAAGGTCGCTGACAAGCGCGAGACCAGCGCCAAGCGCGACTGGAACCGTCAAAAGCAGCGGCTGCTGAAGCAGGGCTGA
- a CDS encoding potassium channel family protein: MLMQIGLGALLLVITTVTAGAAALPMMRFFRLRNAWLSREPHDLKLVLAMILASLWMLFIITASVTIWATGFRLLGLFDTMEQSVYFSLTVFTTLGFGDVLLPQQWRILGVIAAVNGLLNVGVLTAILIETLRNIRRRQMRDHKEPR; the protein is encoded by the coding sequence ATGTTGATGCAGATCGGTTTGGGGGCGTTGCTGCTGGTCATCACAACGGTGACCGCCGGGGCCGCGGCCCTACCGATGATGCGCTTTTTCCGCTTGCGCAATGCCTGGCTCAGCCGCGAACCGCATGATCTCAAGCTGGTCCTTGCCATGATCCTGGCCAGCTTGTGGATGCTGTTCATCATCACCGCCAGCGTCACCATCTGGGCCACGGGTTTTCGCCTGCTGGGTCTGTTCGACACGATGGAGCAGTCGGTCTATTTCAGCCTGACCGTCTTTACGACGCTGGGCTTTGGTGATGTCCTGTTGCCGCAACAGTGGCGCATTCTCGGTGTCATCGCCGCGGTCAACGGATTGCTGAACGTGGGCGTCCTGACCGCGATCCTGATCGAGACGCTGCGCAATATCCGCCGCAGGCAAATGCGTGACCACAAGGAGCCAAGATGA
- a CDS encoding P1 family peptidase yields the protein MKPGRRNLITDVEGLRVGNADDGALRSGVTVLTGDAPFAAAVHVMGGAPGTRETELLAPDKMVGGVDALVLSGGSAFGLAACDGAMQALRAAGRGFAIGPARVPIVPGAIVFDLLNGGDKDWQVNPYSALGQLACEGAGAEFATGSHGAGFGAMTGRLKGGLGSASARLDAGYTVGALVVVNALGSATMGEGPHFWAAPWEMAGEFGGLGLPRDLPPLDEPRPGKRLGEATTIAIIATDAALDKAGLQRLAIAAHDGMARALVPSHTPFDGDLVFAVSTGAKPMADPETDPFLLGHVAATTLARAIARGVHAARPAAGDLQLCWQDLAARADGRSE from the coding sequence ATGAAACCGGGACGCCGCAACCTGATTACCGATGTCGAGGGGCTGCGGGTCGGCAATGCCGATGATGGCGCGCTACGCTCGGGCGTTACGGTGCTGACGGGTGATGCACCCTTTGCGGCGGCGGTGCATGTCATGGGCGGCGCGCCGGGCACGCGAGAGACGGAATTGCTGGCACCTGACAAGATGGTCGGGGGGGTCGATGCGCTGGTGCTGTCTGGCGGCAGTGCCTTTGGACTGGCGGCCTGTGACGGGGCGATGCAGGCGCTGCGCGCGGCGGGGCGCGGCTTTGCCATCGGACCGGCGCGGGTGCCGATCGTGCCGGGGGCCATCGTGTTCGACTTGCTCAACGGTGGCGACAAGGATTGGCAGGTCAATCCCTATTCCGCGCTTGGCCAACTGGCCTGCGAGGGCGCCGGTGCAGAATTCGCCACAGGCAGTCATGGCGCGGGCTTTGGCGCGATGACGGGGCGTCTCAAGGGCGGACTGGGTTCGGCCTCGGCGCGGCTGGATGCGGGCTATACCGTCGGGGCGCTGGTTGTCGTGAATGCGCTTGGGTCGGCCACCATGGGCGAGGGGCCGCATTTCTGGGCAGCCCCGTGGGAGATGGCCGGCGAATTCGGCGGGCTGGGTCTGCCGCGTGATCTGCCCCCATTGGACGAGCCCCGGCCCGGCAAGCGGCTGGGCGAGGCCACCACCATCGCCATCATCGCCACCGACGCGGCGCTGGACAAGGCTGGCCTGCAACGGTTGGCGATTGCGGCACATGACGGCATGGCGCGCGCGCTGGTGCCCAGCCACACGCCCTTTGACGGCGATCTGGTCTTTGCGGTGTCGACCGGGGCGAAACCGATGGCCGACCCCGAAACGGACCCGTTCCTGCTGGGCCATGTCGCGGCCACCACGCTGGCCCGTGCCATCGCGCGCGGCGTCCACGCGGCCCGCCCTGCCGCCGGGGATCTGCAACTTTGCTGGCAGGATCTGGCGGCGCGGGCAGACGGTCGTTCAGAATGA
- a CDS encoding NAD-dependent succinate-semialdehyde dehydrogenase: MNKHSTDLKTQLADPSLLETRAYVAGEWVDAKDGKTFPVTNPARGDVICEVADLSRAEVASAIEAAHAAMKDWAARTAKERANIMRKWFDLMMENQDDLGRILTAEQGKPLAEAKGEIAYGASFIEWFGEEAKRIYGETIPGHMPDKRLTVIRQPIGVATSITPWNFPNAMITRKCGPALAAGCGFVARPAAETPLSALALAVLGERAGLPKGIFSVVTSSRSSEVGKEFCENPLVRKLTFTGSTEVGRILLRQAADQVLKCSMELGGNAPFIVFDDADLDAAVEGAMASKFRNNGQTCVCANRIYVQAGVYDAFAEKLAAAVDKLRVGDGMEDGVTTGPLINEDAVDKIEEHIKDVVDGGGKVVTGGKRGEGLFFEPTVVTGVTDDMKVSTEETFGPLAPLFRFETEEEAVEKANNTIFGLASYFYARDIGRITRVQEALEYGIVGVNTGIISTEVAPFGGVKQSGLGREGSRHGIEDYLEMKYICLSI; encoded by the coding sequence ATGAACAAGCACAGCACTGATCTGAAAACGCAACTGGCGGACCCGTCACTTCTGGAGACCCGCGCCTATGTCGCGGGCGAGTGGGTCGATGCAAAGGATGGCAAGACCTTTCCGGTCACCAATCCGGCCCGTGGCGACGTGATCTGCGAGGTGGCGGACCTGTCGCGCGCCGAGGTGGCCAGTGCCATCGAAGCAGCCCATGCCGCGATGAAGGACTGGGCCGCGCGAACCGCCAAGGAACGCGCCAATATCATGCGCAAATGGTTCGATCTGATGATGGAAAATCAGGACGATCTGGGCCGCATTCTGACCGCCGAGCAGGGCAAGCCGCTGGCCGAGGCCAAGGGCGAGATCGCCTATGGCGCGTCCTTCATCGAATGGTTCGGTGAAGAGGCCAAGCGGATCTACGGCGAAACCATCCCCGGTCACATGCCCGACAAGCGCCTGACGGTGATCCGCCAGCCCATCGGTGTCGCGACCTCGATCACGCCCTGGAACTTTCCCAACGCCATGATCACCCGCAAATGCGGTCCGGCACTGGCGGCGGGATGTGGTTTTGTCGCCCGTCCTGCGGCGGAAACGCCGTTATCGGCGCTGGCGCTGGCTGTGCTGGGTGAACGCGCGGGTCTGCCCAAGGGGATCTTCAGCGTCGTGACCTCGTCGCGGTCCTCTGAGGTGGGCAAGGAGTTCTGCGAAAACCCGCTGGTGCGTAAACTGACCTTTACCGGCTCGACCGAGGTGGGCCGCATCCTGCTGCGTCAGGCCGCCGATCAGGTGCTGAAATGCAGCATGGAACTGGGTGGAAACGCGCCCTTCATCGTCTTTGATGACGCCGATCTGGATGCTGCGGTCGAGGGCGCTATGGCGTCGAAATTCCGCAATAACGGTCAGACATGCGTCTGTGCCAACCGCATCTATGTGCAGGCGGGCGTCTATGATGCCTTTGCCGAAAAGCTGGCGGCGGCGGTGGACAAGCTGCGCGTCGGCGACGGGATGGAGGATGGCGTGACCACGGGCCCGTTGATCAACGAGGATGCGGTCGACAAGATCGAAGAGCACATCAAGGACGTGGTCGATGGCGGTGGCAAGGTGGTGACCGGCGGCAAGCGCGGAGAGGGTCTGTTTTTTGAGCCCACGGTTGTCACCGGCGTCACCGACGACATGAAAGTGTCAACCGAAGAGACCTTTGGCCCGCTGGCGCCGCTGTTCCGGTTCGAGACCGAAGAAGAGGCCGTCGAAAAAGCCAACAACACCATCTTTGGCCTCGCCAGCTATTTCTACGCCCGCGACATCGGCCGGATCACCCGCGTTCAGGAAGCGCTGGAATATGGCATCGTCGGTGTCAATACCGGCATCATCTCGACCGAGGTCGCGCCCTTTGGCGGGGTCAAGCAATCTGGGCTTGGCCGCGAGGGGTCGCGCCACGGGATCGAAGACTACCTCGAAATGAAATATATCTGTCTGTCGATCTAA
- a CDS encoding SDR family oxidoreductase: MTQKVALFTAAGSGMGAAAVRRLAADGFAVAVLSSSGKGEALGQELGGFGVTGSNLDPEALQKLVDGAMDRWGRVDVLVNSAGHGPRDTVLEISDDDWHTGMEVYFMSAIRPTRLVTPIMQKQGGGAIINISTFAAFEPDPTFPTSGVFRAGLAAFSKLFADRYAADNIRMNNVLPGFIDSLPETEERRDRIPMGRYGHPEEIAATIAFLASEGAGYITGQNLRVDGGITRSV; encoded by the coding sequence ATGACCCAGAAAGTTGCCCTTTTCACCGCCGCCGGCAGCGGCATGGGCGCGGCCGCCGTGCGCCGCCTGGCCGCCGACGGTTTCGCCGTCGCCGTCTTGTCATCCTCGGGCAAGGGCGAGGCGCTTGGTCAGGAACTGGGCGGGTTCGGCGTCACCGGTTCGAACCTTGATCCCGAGGCGCTGCAAAAGCTTGTCGATGGCGCGATGGATCGCTGGGGCCGCGTCGATGTGCTGGTCAACAGCGCCGGCCATGGCCCGCGCGATACCGTGCTGGAGATCAGCGACGACGACTGGCACACCGGCATGGAAGTTTATTTCATGTCCGCCATTCGCCCCACGCGGCTGGTGACGCCGATCATGCAAAAGCAGGGTGGAGGCGCGATCATCAATATCTCGACCTTCGCGGCCTTTGAGCCTGACCCGACATTTCCGACCTCGGGCGTGTTTCGGGCGGGTCTGGCGGCGTTTTCAAAGCTGTTCGCGGATCGTTATGCCGCCGATAATATCCGCATGAACAACGTCTTGCCCGGTTTCATCGACAGTCTGCCTGAAACCGAAGAGCGCCGCGACCGCATCCCCATGGGGCGCTATGGGCATCCCGAAGAAATCGCAGCCACAATCGCGTTTCTTGCCTCTGAAGGAGCGGGCTATATCACGGGTCAAAATCTGCGGGTTGATGGCGGAATCACCCGATCTGTCTGA
- a CDS encoding GlsB/YeaQ/YmgE family stress response membrane protein: MEGFGWILTIILGAIAGWIAERVMKGEHSLVMNIILGIVGALVGNWLFRLLFDTTAGGVFGQLIVAVIGACILIWLGRLLRSRT; the protein is encoded by the coding sequence ATGGAAGGTTTTGGCTGGATCTTGACGATCATCCTCGGTGCGATCGCTGGTTGGATCGCCGAACGGGTGATGAAAGGCGAGCATAGCCTGGTGATGAACATCATCCTGGGTATCGTGGGTGCGCTGGTTGGTAACTGGCTGTTCCGGTTGCTGTTCGACACGACCGCAGGTGGCGTATTCGGCCAGCTGATCGTCGCGGTCATCGGTGCCTGCATCCTGATCTGGCTGGGTCGGTTGCTGCGTAGCCGCACCTGA
- a CDS encoding alanine/glycine:cation symporter family protein yields the protein MNAIIDFLNTIFWGYILIYGLLAVGLYFTVRLGFIQFVHFKEMWRTVRGSGETDKDGISPFQALTVSLASRVGTGNIAGVAVALTLGGPGAIFWMWMVALVGMATAYAESTLAQLYKVHGPNGMYRGGPAYYIARGLGQPWLAAVFSVALIISFGLIFNAVQANSIAEAVEGAFGINKAIVGVLVAALAAVIIFGGIPQIARVAEKVVPVMAGLYLLAAIIVMVMNIGLVPGILAGIVKSAFGLQETVGGVAGGVVAAALNGIKRGLFSNEAGMGSAPNIAAVAVPNPHHPSSQGFVQALGVFIDTLLVCTATAVLILLADVMPSDELTGVALTQAALGDHFGGFGHIFIAIAIFFFAFTSIIGNYSYAENAIVFLGGGNTGIMVLRVAALAMVIWGAIQSVATVFNFADASMGLMATINLIAIVLLSGTITYVTKDYLAQRKQGKEPKFHISKHPELAPGVNKDIWS from the coding sequence ATGAACGCGATTATTGATTTTCTGAATACGATCTTCTGGGGCTACATCCTGATCTACGGCCTGCTGGCCGTCGGGCTGTATTTTACTGTCAGACTGGGCTTTATCCAGTTCGTCCATTTCAAGGAAATGTGGCGCACCGTGCGCGGCTCGGGCGAGACCGACAAGGACGGGATCTCGCCGTTTCAGGCGCTGACCGTCTCGCTGGCCAGCCGCGTCGGCACCGGCAACATCGCCGGCGTCGCCGTCGCACTGACACTGGGCGGGCCGGGCGCGATCTTCTGGATGTGGATGGTGGCGCTGGTGGGCATGGCCACGGCCTATGCCGAATCGACGCTGGCGCAGCTGTACAAGGTACATGGCCCCAACGGCATGTATCGCGGCGGCCCGGCCTATTACATCGCACGCGGCTTGGGGCAACCATGGCTGGCTGCGGTTTTCTCGGTCGCGCTGATCATTTCCTTCGGCCTGATCTTCAACGCCGTGCAGGCCAATTCCATCGCCGAGGCGGTCGAGGGCGCCTTTGGCATCAACAAGGCCATCGTGGGTGTGCTGGTCGCGGCATTGGCCGCGGTGATCATCTTTGGCGGCATCCCGCAAATCGCGCGGGTGGCAGAAAAGGTCGTGCCGGTGATGGCCGGGCTGTATCTGCTGGCGGCGATCATCGTGATGGTGATGAATATCGGGCTGGTGCCGGGCATTCTGGCCGGGATCGTCAAGTCTGCGTTCGGCCTGCAGGAAACCGTGGGCGGCGTTGCCGGCGGTGTGGTCGCAGCCGCGCTGAACGGGATCAAGCGCGGTCTCTTTTCGAACGAGGCCGGCATGGGGTCGGCCCCGAACATCGCGGCAGTGGCGGTGCCCAACCCGCACCACCCGTCATCGCAGGGCTTTGTTCAGGCATTGGGTGTGTTCATCGACACGCTGCTTGTCTGTACGGCAACGGCTGTGCTGATCCTTCTGGCAGATGTGATGCCATCGGATGAACTGACCGGCGTGGCGCTGACGCAGGCCGCGTTGGGCGATCATTTTGGCGGCTTCGGCCATATCTTCATCGCCATCGCGATCTTCTTCTTCGCCTTCACCTCGATCATCGGGAACTATTCCTATGCCGAGAATGCCATCGTGTTTCTGGGCGGCGGCAATACCGGCATCATGGTGTTGCGCGTGGCTGCGCTGGCGATGGTGATCTGGGGTGCGATCCAGTCGGTGGCAACGGTGTTCAACTTTGCCGATGCAAGCATGGGTCTGATGGCTACGATCAACCTGATCGCCATCGTGCTGCTATCGGGCACGATCACCTATGTCACCAAGGATTACCTGGCTCAGCGCAAACAGGGCAAGGAACCCAAGTTTCATATCTCCAAGCATCCGGAACTTGCGCCGGGTGTGAACAAGGACATCTGGAGCTGA